From one Trifolium pratense cultivar HEN17-A07 linkage group LG1, ARS_RC_1.1, whole genome shotgun sequence genomic stretch:
- the LOC123902481 gene encoding probable serine/threonine-protein kinase DDB_G0267686 gives MVIMLFTFPLYHFSQDEISSPLSARIFELCNPELFPEALQNSEVTSSSNCCYEENSSYATNILDVETKFNNSNSNNNSNSTAATNTNNNNTNNSNNSNNLSVIFDSQEEIDNDISASIDFSLSPSFNVPSFLPVTSSQQEQFDFNSHVQQLTSCSSVEGFTQFHNPNDSVAPLLGTSLSLPPVFEEDCITSVPSYVPLNPSSPSCNYLSPAGMASYMPPPPGSLATSLSADSAGLFGGNMLLGSELQTQELDYQGDNGRMYCPDPIQRVFNPPDLQALNTENQQLVAGSGSSATLTPEISNLEDSTFKVGKLSVEQRKEKIHRYMKKRNERNFSKKIKYACRKTLADSRPRVRGRFAKNDDFGDAQRTASGNHEEEDEEEVAVKEEDDMVDSSDIFAHISGVNSFKCNYSIQSWI, from the exons atggtAATCATGTTATTTACATTTCCTTTATATCACTTCTCACAGGATGAAATTTCAAGCCCTCTCAGCGCTCGAATTTTCGAGCTTTGTAACCCTGAATTATTTCCAGAAGCTTTGCAGAATTCTGAAGTTACATCAAGCTCAAATTGTTGCTATGAAGAGAATTCATCATATGCAACAAATATATTAGATGTAGAAACTAAGTTCAATAATAGCAATAGCAACAATAATAGCAATAGCACCGCCGCCACCAACAccaacaacaataacaccaaCAACTCCAACAATAGCAATAATCTTTCTGTTATCTTTGATTCACAAGAAGAAATCGACAATGACATTTCGGCATCAATAGATTTCTCACTCTCACCATCATTCAATGTTCCTTCATTCTTACCAGTCACATCATCACAGCAAGAACAATTTGATTTCAATTCTCATGTTCAACAACTAACATCATGTTCATCTGTTGAAGGATTCACACAGTTTCATAATCCAAATGATTCAGTTGCACCTCTTTTGGGAACTTCATTATCATTACCACCTGTTTTTGAAGAAGATTGCATAACTTCTGTACCTTCTTATGTTCCTTTGAAcccttcttctccttcttgCAATTATCTTAGTCCAGCTGGAATGGCGTCTTATATGCCGCCTCCGCCTGGTTCTCTTGCTACTTCTTTGTCTGCTGATAGTGCTGGTTTGTTTGGTGGAAATATGCTTCTTGGTTCTGAACTTCAAACTCAAGAACTTGATTATCAAGGAGATAATGGTAGAATGTATTGTCCTGATCCTATTCAGAGGGTGTTTAATCCTCCTGATCTTCAG gcACTTAATACTGAGAATCAACAACTAGTAGCTGGTTCTGGTAGTTCTGCAACTTTGACACCAGAAATCTCAAACTTGGAGGACTCAACTTTTAAGGTTGGAAAACTTTCTGTTGAACAAAGGAAAGAAAAGATTCACAGATAtatgaagaaaagaaatgaaagaaactTCAGTAAGAAAATTAAG TATGCATGCCGAAAAACTTTGGCTGATAGCCGACCTCGAGTTAGAGGAAGATTTGCAAAGAATGATGATTTTGGAGATGCACAAAGAACTGCTAGTGGCAatcatgaagaagaagatgaagaagag GTAGCTGTGAAAGAGGAAGATGATATGGTTGATTCCTCAGATATATTTGCTCATATAAGTGGAGTGAATTCCTTCAAATGCAACTATTCTATCCAATCATGGATTTGA
- the LOC123902482 gene encoding oxidation resistance protein 1-like: MYSFKDKLTQKFSDLFPTNSPTTSSTSSSSQANSYPKEGKQLSSYLSYIIPSINFDGSNTSKHQHDHKRTQSSSSGYNYEHFEYQDVPPDTYVDCDPTDLTKDETINEDQTSRRSSSSSEVFEEANEMQTPKTSKKSPPLNLSDDSTFISPELYEFFESCLPNIVKGRQWVLLYSTLKHGISLRTLIRKSAELSGPALLIVGDRQGAVFGGLLECPLKPTAKRKYQGTNQTFVFTTIYGAPRLFRPTGANRYYYMCMNDLLGLGGGGNFALCLDGDLLTGTSGPCDTFGNLCLAHSPEFELKNIELWGFTHAIRG, encoded by the exons ATGTACTCTTTCAAAGATAAACTCACACAGAAGTTTTCCGATCTCTTTCCCACTAATTCTCCAACCACCTCCTCCACCTCTTCCTCATCACAG GCTAATTCCTATCCTAAAGAGGGTAAACAATTGTCTTCATATTTATCTTACATTATCCCATCAATCAACTTTGATGGATCAAACACAAGCAAGCATCAACATGATCATAAAAGAACTCAATCATCTTCTTCTGGATATAATTATGAGCATTTTGAGTATCAGGATGTTCCACCAGATACATATGTTGATTGTGATCCAACAGATTTAACGAAAGATGAAACAATTAATGAAGACCAAACCTCTAGAAGGAGTAGTAGTAGTTCCGAGGTTTTCGAAGAAGCAAACGAGATGCAAACTCCAAAGACTTCAAAGAAGTCCCCACCACTTAATCTTTCAGACGACTCTACTTTTATATCTCCTGAGTTGTATGAATTTTTTGAATCGTGCCTCCCTAATATAGTAAAAGGACGTCAATGGGTCTTACTTTATAG TACGTTGAAACATGGGATATCACTTCGTACACTTATTCGCAAGAGTGCTGAGCTTTCTGGTCCTGCTTTACTG ATTGTTGGAGATAGGCAAGGTGCTGTGTTTGGCGGGCTGCTAGAATGCCCCTTGAAACCTACagcaaagagaaaatatcaa GGGACAAACCAAACTTTTGTCTTTACAACTATATACGGTGCGCCAAGGCTGTTTCGACCTACTG GTGCCAACAGGTATTACTATATGTGTATGAATGATTTACTTGGACTTGGTGGTGGCGGTAATTTTGCTTTATGCTTAGATGGAGATTT GTTAACTGGAACTAGTGGACCTTGTGATACATTTGGAAACTTATGTCTAGCTCATAGTCCAGAATTTGAGTTGAAGAATATTGAG CTGTGGGGTTTCACACATGCTATTCGAGGCTAA